Proteins from a genomic interval of Streptomyces sp. NBC_01445:
- a CDS encoding cysteine hydrolase family protein yields the protein MEIADNAALIVVDVQKGFEEEGFWGPRNNPAADENIASLIDAWQSTGRPVVFVRHDSPKPQSPLRPGYAGNGFKEYVEGRRGKGDGAELLVTKSVNSAFYGTPDLDAWLRAAGIGQLVVAGIQTNMCAETTARMGGNLGYEVLFALDATHTFNLEGPFGWHRTAEELAQASAVSLHGGGFARVVTTTEVVAWAGALRV from the coding sequence ATGGAGATCGCAGACAACGCAGCGCTGATCGTGGTGGACGTGCAGAAGGGATTCGAGGAGGAGGGATTCTGGGGACCGCGGAACAACCCTGCGGCTGACGAGAACATCGCGTCGCTGATCGACGCGTGGCAGTCGACAGGGCGGCCGGTCGTATTCGTGCGGCATGACTCGCCGAAGCCGCAGTCGCCGTTGCGGCCCGGGTATGCCGGGAACGGTTTCAAGGAGTACGTGGAGGGGCGGCGTGGGAAGGGGGACGGGGCGGAGCTCCTGGTGACGAAGTCCGTGAACTCGGCGTTCTACGGGACGCCGGACCTGGACGCGTGGCTCAGGGCGGCCGGCATCGGACAGTTGGTGGTGGCCGGGATCCAGACCAACATGTGCGCGGAGACGACAGCGCGGATGGGCGGGAATCTGGGGTATGAGGTGCTGTTCGCGCTGGACGCGACACACACCTTCAACCTGGAGGGCCCGTTCGGCTGGCACCGCACAGCGGAGGAGCTGGCACAGGCGTCGGCGGTCTCACTCCACGGGGGCGGCTTCGCCCGGGTGGTCACGACGACGGAGGTCGTGGCTTGGGCGGGGGCGCTTCGCGTGTGA
- the proC gene encoding pyrroline-5-carboxylate reductase — protein sequence MPQQHVAVLGTGKIGEALLSGMIRAGWAPANLLVTARRPERAEELRTRYGVIPVTNAEAAKQADTLILTVKPQDMGTLLTELAPHLPADRLIISGAAGIPTTFFEERLPEGTPVVRVMTNTPALVDEAMSVISAGSHATAAHLAHAEEIFGAVGKTLRVPESQQDACTALSGSGPAYFFYLVEAMTDAGILLGLPRDKAHDLIVQSAIGAATMLRDSGEHPVKLRENVTSPAGTTINAIRELENHGVRAAMIAALEAARDRSRELASGNS from the coding sequence ATGCCCCAGCAGCACGTCGCAGTCCTCGGCACCGGAAAGATCGGCGAGGCCCTGCTCAGCGGAATGATCCGGGCCGGCTGGGCCCCGGCCAACCTCCTGGTCACGGCCCGCCGCCCGGAACGCGCCGAAGAGCTCCGCACCCGCTACGGCGTCATCCCGGTCACCAACGCGGAAGCCGCCAAGCAGGCCGACACCCTGATCCTCACGGTCAAGCCCCAGGACATGGGCACGCTCCTCACGGAACTCGCCCCGCACCTCCCCGCCGACCGCCTGATCATCAGCGGCGCGGCGGGCATCCCCACCACCTTCTTCGAGGAGCGCCTGCCCGAAGGCACCCCCGTCGTGCGCGTCATGACGAACACGCCCGCCCTCGTCGACGAGGCCATGTCCGTCATCTCCGCCGGCTCCCACGCCACGGCCGCCCACCTCGCCCACGCCGAGGAGATCTTCGGCGCCGTGGGCAAGACGCTCCGCGTCCCCGAGTCCCAGCAGGACGCCTGCACCGCCCTGTCCGGCTCGGGCCCGGCGTACTTCTTCTACCTGGTCGAGGCCATGACCGACGCGGGCATCCTGCTCGGCCTGCCCCGCGACAAGGCCCACGACCTGATCGTCCAGTCCGCGATCGGCGCCGCGACGATGCTCCGCGACAGCGGCGAGCACCCGGTCAAGCTCCGGGAAAACGTCACCTCCCCCGCCGGCACCACGATCAACGCCATCCGCGAACTCGAGAACCACGGAGTCCGCGCGGCCATGATCGCCGCCCTGGAGGCCGCCCGAGACCGCAGCCGAGAGCTGGCCTCCGGCAACAGCTGA
- a CDS encoding ABC transporter permease, giving the protein MNAARTLATAARVLRQLRHDPRSIALMLLVPCVMLFLLRYVFDGSPGTFDSIGASLLGIFPLITMFLVTSIATLRERTSGTLERLLAMPLGKGDLIAGYALAFGALAVVQSVLATALALWGLGLDVTGSAWLLLLVALLDALLGTALGLFVSAFAASEFQAVQFMPAVIFPQLLLCGLFIARDKMQPVLEAISNVLPMSYAVDGMNEVLRHTDLTADFIRDAAVVAGCAVLVLALGAATLRRRTA; this is encoded by the coding sequence ATGAACGCAGCCCGCACCCTCGCCACCGCAGCCCGAGTCCTGCGCCAGCTCCGCCACGACCCGCGCTCCATCGCCCTGATGCTGCTCGTCCCGTGCGTGATGCTCTTCCTGCTCCGCTACGTCTTCGACGGCAGCCCCGGCACCTTCGACTCCATCGGTGCCTCCCTCCTCGGCATCTTTCCGCTCATCACGATGTTCCTGGTCACGTCCATCGCCACCCTGCGCGAGCGCACCTCGGGCACCCTCGAGCGCCTCCTCGCGATGCCCCTCGGCAAGGGCGACCTCATCGCCGGCTACGCCCTCGCCTTCGGCGCCCTCGCGGTCGTCCAGTCCGTCCTGGCGACGGCCCTCGCCCTGTGGGGCCTCGGTCTCGACGTCACCGGCTCCGCCTGGCTCCTGCTCCTGGTCGCCCTTCTCGACGCCCTGCTCGGCACCGCCCTCGGCCTCTTCGTCTCCGCCTTCGCGGCCTCCGAGTTCCAGGCCGTCCAGTTCATGCCGGCGGTGATCTTCCCCCAACTGCTCCTGTGCGGCCTGTTCATCGCGCGCGACAAGATGCAGCCCGTCCTCGAAGCGATCTCCAACGTCCTCCCCATGTCGTACGCCGTCGACGGCATGAACGAAGTCCTCCGCCACACCGACCTCACCGCCGACTTCATCCGCGACGCGGCCGTCGTCGCCGGCTGTGCCGTCCTCGTCCTGGCCCTCGGCGCCGCAACTCTCCGCCGCCGTACGGCCTGA
- a CDS encoding ABC transporter ATP-binding protein — protein sequence MMNIPEGSSSPDPSPSSAASPEPPAAAVYAAGLTVVRGPRPVLHALNFAVPRGQITGLLGPSGCGKSTLMRAIVGTQAKVTGTLTVLGHPAGSAELRSRIGYVTQAPSVYADLTVRQNLDYFSAVLQPGRAAASHRRDDVARVIAEVDLTSHADALAGNLSGGQLSRVSLAVALLGTPELLVLDEPTVGLDPVLRRDLWNLFHSIAAERGATLLVSSHVMDEAERCHRLLLMREGEILADDSPDALRAATGADTVEDAFLHLVDQANTLQRSPR from the coding sequence ATGATGAATATTCCCGAGGGGTCATCCTCCCCGGACCCCTCCCCCTCTTCCGCCGCTTCGCCGGAACCCCCGGCGGCCGCCGTATACGCCGCCGGCCTCACCGTCGTCCGAGGCCCCCGCCCCGTCCTGCACGCCCTTAACTTCGCCGTGCCCCGAGGTCAGATCACCGGTCTCCTCGGCCCCTCGGGCTGCGGCAAGTCCACGCTCATGCGCGCGATCGTCGGAACCCAGGCCAAGGTCACCGGCACGCTCACCGTCCTCGGCCACCCGGCGGGCTCCGCAGAACTCCGCTCCCGCATCGGATATGTCACCCAAGCCCCCTCCGTATACGCCGACCTGACTGTGCGCCAGAACCTGGACTACTTCTCGGCAGTACTCCAGCCGGGCCGCGCCGCCGCCTCCCACCGCCGTGACGACGTCGCCCGCGTCATCGCCGAAGTGGACCTGACCTCCCACGCCGACGCCCTGGCAGGCAATCTCTCGGGCGGCCAGCTCAGCCGCGTCTCCCTCGCCGTCGCCCTCCTCGGCACCCCCGAACTCCTCGTCCTCGACGAACCGACCGTCGGCCTCGACCCCGTCCTGCGCCGCGACCTGTGGAACCTCTTCCACTCCATCGCCGCCGAGCGCGGCGCCACGCTCCTCGTCTCCTCCCACGTGATGGACGAGGCCGAACGCTGCCACCGCCTCCTCCTCATGCGCGAAGGCGAGATCCTCGCCGACGACAGCCCCGACGCCCTGCGGGCCGCCACCGGCGCCGACACCGTCGAAGACGCCTTCCTCCACCTCGTCGACCAGGCCAACACCCTCCAGCGGAGCCCCCGATGA
- a CDS encoding class I SAM-dependent methyltransferase — MTTVSRADSFNIAAAQYAANRPSYPPALLEAVEEAAGRPLAGARVADVGAGTGISTALLHARGARVVAVEPGEGMALEFRQTLPAVPIVRGDGNALPLVDASLDLLTYAQSWHWTEPARSAPEAMRVLRPGGALALWWNTVALDVPWIAAQHERIARHVGVETGARQRPDEARATELSGLTALPGRGEVTLRHVRWSRHVPLDTHLANIGSHSAFLVLEEGDAQAFLTEERARVGELFPDGTVEETYVVELLVAIRT; from the coding sequence ATGACCACTGTCTCGCGCGCTGACTCGTTCAACATCGCCGCCGCCCAGTACGCCGCGAACCGCCCGTCCTACCCGCCCGCCCTCCTAGAGGCCGTCGAGGAAGCGGCCGGACGGCCCCTCGCCGGCGCCCGCGTGGCCGACGTAGGCGCGGGCACCGGCATCTCGACCGCCCTCCTGCACGCGCGCGGCGCACGCGTGGTCGCCGTCGAACCGGGCGAGGGCATGGCGCTCGAGTTCCGCCAGACCCTGCCCGCCGTGCCGATCGTGCGGGGCGACGGCAACGCCCTCCCGCTCGTTGACGCCTCCCTCGACCTCCTCACCTACGCCCAGTCGTGGCACTGGACCGAGCCGGCCCGCTCGGCCCCCGAGGCGATGCGGGTCCTGCGCCCGGGCGGCGCGCTCGCGCTGTGGTGGAACACCGTTGCCCTCGACGTCCCGTGGATCGCCGCGCAGCACGAGCGCATCGCGCGCCACGTGGGTGTGGAGACGGGCGCCAGGCAGCGGCCCGACGAGGCCCGCGCCACCGAACTGTCCGGTCTTACGGCCCTGCCGGGACGCGGCGAGGTCACGCTGCGCCACGTGCGGTGGAGCCGGCATGTCCCGCTGGACACGCACCTCGCCAACATCGGCAGCCACTCGGCGTTCCTTGTCCTCGAAGAGGGCGACGCGCAGGCCTTCCTCACCGAGGAGCGCGCCCGGGTCGGCGAGCTTTTCCCGGACGGCACGGTGGAGGAGACCTACGTGGTCGAACTCCTGGTGGCCATCCGCACCTGA
- a CDS encoding EamA/RhaT family transporter → MSDESGTLSPAPETPEADGGIPAGPQPEEIRFFGRTWVEHDGGYTWRRAAVAAGALVGAAAGCFVLRFAYEGLAIADVGSFVNVLVVLMFAICSALAFRRTWDGFSKRPDPEAQASLRGFMSIGFVGVLLAYCLRCFSEAPGEKLRRQEYATAREQYERRSTRRTGNPSKKKRKG, encoded by the coding sequence GTGAGCGACGAATCCGGCACCCTCAGCCCCGCCCCCGAGACCCCGGAAGCAGACGGCGGCATCCCCGCAGGCCCCCAGCCCGAGGAGATCCGTTTCTTCGGCAGGACCTGGGTCGAGCACGACGGTGGCTACACCTGGCGCCGCGCAGCGGTCGCCGCGGGCGCGCTCGTCGGCGCGGCGGCCGGCTGTTTCGTGCTGCGCTTCGCGTACGAGGGCCTGGCCATCGCCGACGTCGGCTCCTTCGTGAACGTACTCGTCGTCCTGATGTTCGCGATCTGCAGCGCCCTCGCCTTCCGCCGCACGTGGGACGGCTTCTCCAAGCGCCCGGACCCCGAGGCGCAGGCGTCCCTGCGCGGCTTCATGTCGATCGGCTTCGTCGGCGTACTGCTCGCGTACTGCCTGCGCTGCTTCTCCGAGGCCCCGGGCGAGAAACTCCGCAGGCAGGAGTACGCGACCGCCCGCGAACAGTACGAACGCCGCAGCACCCGCCGCACCGGCAACCCGTCGAAGAAGAAGCGCAAGGGCTGA
- a CDS encoding alpha/beta fold hydrolase, with the protein MTNYVLVAGAWLGAWAWDDVVPDLRAAGHGAHAVTLTGVADKLGLPAGQKTHVQDIVDEVERLGLRDVVLVGHSYSGIPVGQAAERIGDRLRRVVFVDSSVPADGESFVSAWWQGPAALEAVLAANDGDWPPLTAPECEGQGLDDAQIARFVSGATPHPGASLSEPAVLSRPLGELPATYIKCLLDGPEPSDDVAELLRGESWRLREMDTGHWPMFSRPRELARILLEEAGGEQR; encoded by the coding sequence ATGACGAATTACGTACTGGTCGCAGGGGCGTGGCTCGGGGCGTGGGCGTGGGACGACGTGGTGCCGGACCTGCGTGCGGCGGGGCACGGCGCGCACGCCGTGACGCTCACCGGGGTCGCCGACAAGCTGGGTCTTCCGGCGGGGCAGAAGACCCATGTCCAGGACATCGTCGACGAGGTGGAGCGCCTCGGACTCCGCGATGTCGTGCTGGTCGGGCACAGCTACTCGGGCATCCCGGTCGGTCAGGCCGCCGAGCGGATCGGTGACCGGCTGAGGCGCGTGGTGTTCGTCGACTCGAGTGTTCCGGCGGACGGGGAGTCCTTCGTGTCCGCGTGGTGGCAGGGGCCGGCGGCGCTGGAGGCCGTACTCGCCGCGAACGACGGTGACTGGCCGCCGCTGACTGCGCCCGAGTGCGAGGGGCAGGGGCTCGACGATGCCCAGATCGCGCGGTTCGTGAGCGGGGCCACGCCGCACCCGGGGGCGTCCCTGTCGGAGCCGGCCGTGCTGTCCCGCCCGCTGGGCGAGCTGCCGGCGACGTACATCAAGTGCCTGCTCGACGGGCCGGAGCCGAGTGATGACGTGGCCGAGCTCCTGCGCGGCGAGAGCTGGCGGCTGCGGGAGATGGACACGGGGCACTGGCCGATGTTCTCCCGGCCGCGGGAGCTGGCGCGGATTCTGCTTGAGGAGGCCGGGGGCGAGCAGCGGTAG
- a CDS encoding peptidase, whose translation MAVEDGAGTVEGIAADEAGGTAEQLNADALAIRYPVAPGVRLKVRSGPGTHYQLVKVLPLDARVPINCQKPGESISGTYGTTNLWDNIANGQYVSDAYVKTGNDGYVAPRCA comes from the coding sequence ATGGCTGTTGAGGACGGCGCGGGAACGGTTGAGGGCATCGCGGCGGATGAGGCAGGGGGCACTGCGGAGCAGCTGAACGCCGACGCGCTCGCCATCCGCTACCCGGTCGCCCCCGGAGTCCGCCTGAAGGTACGCAGCGGCCCCGGCACCCACTACCAGCTGGTCAAGGTCCTGCCGCTCGACGCCCGCGTGCCGATCAACTGCCAGAAGCCGGGCGAGAGCATCAGCGGCACATACGGCACGACGAACCTCTGGGACAACATCGCCAATGGTCAGTACGTGTCGGACGCGTATGTGAAGACAGGCAACGACGGTTACGTGGCCCCGCGCTGCGCGTAG
- a CDS encoding protein kinase domain-containing protein, producing MPPLRSTGPGREAEHPEYAGQYRLESCLGAGGMGVVHLATSASGLRLAIKVVHAEYAADPEFRARFRQEVNAARRVSGAFTAPVVDADPNAELPWMATLFIPGDTLAERVKRNGALASDDVRRLGAGLAEALRDIHRVGVVHRDLKPSNVLLAADGPKVIDFGISRPTDSDLRTETGKLIGSPPFMAPEQFQRPREVGPAADVFAMGAVLAHAATGRGPFDSNSPYIVAYQVVHNEPDLAGAPEDLAPLIRRCLAKEPGERPLPAEIMEALRQPSPAGTGTGTGAGTAGSGAGAFIPAQRRPSGQRYPDRQSDADGGREESTRWTRRIRRQDGPAPASTPAGQDSPASRADQPTHPRPGERATPKSPRHRRRWALTAGAVLALAAAGAGIALYTAEGGGGTGSGGTAVRQAGSFKPWHKNLGGASATAPACASGPGALYCVSGGGRTTRLDPLNGHVVWASAAPRERHPSGTTAQRSAPAAPTLSGGLLHLVDDGRIRALDPRTGEERWDVDASAYEAVEHGVDTTLLIGSGGTVRALNSATGEPRWTKRVGGLGTQWIAGPRGDGDFFAVTASADGGTTSVSAIGAHGGAVLWTVRAAGSLSPFGASDEAVYLLSTDTDLLVDAVVRLDTGDRTAHRFPLTTPADQAEATESGGIAYVYGAGGSLVAVDTTATRPQDAVSWRLETSVSRPSRPVVSDRSLYLTAPDGRLLATDARTGKPLGQTRPRLGSEPGRVAGELPAPVVGEAGRVYGSAPDGSVFGVDGREPGRW from the coding sequence ATGCCGCCGCTGCGCAGCACCGGGCCGGGCCGGGAAGCGGAACATCCTGAGTACGCCGGGCAGTACCGTCTTGAGTCATGCCTCGGCGCGGGCGGCATGGGTGTGGTGCACCTGGCGACGTCCGCTTCGGGGCTGCGTCTCGCCATCAAGGTCGTACATGCCGAGTACGCGGCGGATCCCGAGTTCAGGGCCCGTTTCCGGCAAGAGGTAAACGCCGCGCGAAGGGTCAGCGGCGCCTTCACCGCGCCGGTGGTCGACGCCGATCCGAATGCCGAACTGCCGTGGATGGCCACGCTGTTCATCCCCGGCGACACGCTCGCCGAGCGGGTGAAGCGGAACGGCGCGCTGGCGTCCGACGACGTCCGCAGGCTGGGTGCGGGGCTCGCCGAGGCGCTGCGCGACATCCATCGTGTCGGCGTCGTGCACCGCGATCTCAAGCCGAGCAACGTCCTCCTCGCCGCCGACGGCCCGAAAGTCATCGACTTCGGCATCTCCCGCCCGACGGACAGCGATCTGCGTACCGAGACGGGCAAGTTGATCGGCTCGCCGCCGTTCATGGCGCCCGAGCAGTTCCAGCGGCCCCGTGAAGTGGGACCCGCCGCGGATGTCTTCGCCATGGGCGCCGTGCTGGCCCACGCGGCGACGGGGCGCGGGCCCTTCGACTCGAACAGCCCGTACATCGTCGCCTACCAAGTCGTCCACAACGAGCCGGACTTGGCCGGGGCGCCCGAGGACCTCGCGCCGCTGATCAGGCGTTGCCTCGCGAAGGAACCCGGGGAGCGGCCCCTGCCCGCCGAGATCATGGAGGCGCTGCGGCAGCCTTCCCCGGCCGGGACGGGAACCGGGACCGGCGCTGGGACAGCGGGTTCTGGGGCCGGCGCGTTCATACCGGCCCAGCGGCGCCCGAGCGGGCAGCGGTACCCGGACAGGCAGTCGGACGCGGACGGCGGACGCGAGGAGAGCACCCGGTGGACCCGGCGCATCCGCCGCCAGGACGGGCCCGCGCCCGCATCCACACCCGCCGGCCAGGACTCCCCCGCGTCCCGGGCGGACCAGCCCACCCACCCGCGGCCGGGCGAAAGAGCCACGCCGAAGTCACCGCGGCACCGTCGCCGCTGGGCACTGACGGCAGGAGCCGTACTCGCGCTGGCAGCGGCCGGCGCAGGCATCGCGCTGTACACGGCGGAGGGCGGTGGCGGGACCGGATCCGGCGGGACGGCCGTGCGGCAAGCCGGATCCTTCAAGCCCTGGCACAAGAACCTCGGTGGAGCGAGCGCCACCGCCCCGGCGTGCGCCTCCGGGCCGGGCGCCCTCTACTGCGTCAGCGGCGGCGGCAGAACAACGCGGCTCGACCCGCTGAACGGCCACGTCGTGTGGGCCTCGGCCGCGCCCCGCGAGCGGCACCCCTCCGGCACGACCGCGCAGCGGTCCGCTCCGGCGGCGCCCACGCTGTCCGGAGGACTGCTGCACCTGGTCGACGACGGCCGGATCAGGGCACTGGATCCCCGTACGGGCGAGGAGCGTTGGGACGTCGACGCGTCCGCGTACGAGGCCGTGGAGCACGGCGTGGACACGACGCTGCTGATCGGATCGGGCGGTACCGTGCGCGCCCTGAACAGCGCGACCGGCGAGCCGCGGTGGACGAAGCGCGTCGGCGGCCTCGGCACCCAGTGGATCGCTGGACCGCGCGGCGACGGCGACTTCTTCGCCGTAACGGCGTCCGCCGACGGAGGCACCACGTCGGTCAGCGCGATCGGCGCCCACGGGGGCGCCGTGCTGTGGACCGTCCGGGCCGCGGGCAGCCTCAGCCCCTTCGGCGCATCGGACGAAGCCGTGTACCTGCTGTCCACCGACACGGACCTCCTGGTGGACGCCGTCGTACGGCTCGACACCGGCGACCGGACCGCACACCGCTTCCCCCTGACGACGCCCGCGGACCAGGCCGAGGCCACGGAGAGCGGCGGCATCGCCTACGTATACGGAGCCGGCGGCTCACTCGTCGCCGTCGACACCACGGCGACGAGGCCGCAGGACGCGGTCAGCTGGCGCCTGGAGACCTCGGTCAGCCGCCCCTCGCGGCCCGTCGTGTCGGACCGGTCGCTCTACCTCACCGCACCCGACGGCCGCCTCCTCGCCACCGACGCCCGTACCGGCAAGCCCCTGGGCCAGACGCGCCCCCGACTCGGGAGTGAACCCGGGCGGGTGGCCGGGGAGTTGCCCGCGCCCGTCGTGGGTGAGGCAGGGCGCGTCTACGGGAGTGCGCCGGACGGGAGTGTGTTCGGGGTGGACGGGCGGGAGCCCGGGCGCTGGTGA